The Aphis gossypii isolate Hap1 chromosome 3, ASM2018417v2, whole genome shotgun sequence genome includes a region encoding these proteins:
- the LOC114123455 gene encoding adenylyltransferase and sulfurtransferase MOCS3: MTSCLDNTEDMNGINNDEEISRLSAEIALLKVELNKKTALLKKKQKHCLTKLDINRYSRQMILPEIGVEGQKKLKTSSVLIIGVGGLGCPSSMYLASAGVGTIGLVDYDEVELSNLHRQLLHAQCNVGMRKVDSGKLSLNRMNEDVNIIVHDVQLDGHNSLDIFKQYDVIIDASDNLVTRYIINDTCVKAGKPLVSGSAIHCDGQLTVYNYKGSVCFRCLHPKPQSPETVGNCASAGVLGPVPGVIGVLQAMETIKIIIDHPNVLHNSLLLYDGGDCEFKKIKLTNVKRSGCICTKNPEDITINMDYEEFCGSKANDKFKVLNLLKENERITVLDLIELVSKKQPFLMIDVRKKVEYDMCHLPFSINIQLNDLKNKDTRSKLIKDINSFGNITPNLITICRRGNDSQRAVDELRKYTEITNNVKWIKDVVGGLYEWSMQVDNDFPMY, translated from the exons TACTGAAGACATGAATGGCATTAACAATGATGAAGAAATAAGTCGATTATCTGCCGAGATAGCacttttaaaagttgaattgaataaaaaaactgcattattgaaaaaaaaacag aaGCATTGCTTGACTAAACTTGATATTAACCGTTATAGCAGACAGATGATTTTACCAGAAATTGGTGTTGaag gacaaaaaaaattaaaaacgtcaaGTGTTCTTATAATTGGAGTTGGTGGTCTAGGATGTCCATCATCAATGTATTTAGCAAGTGCTGGTGTGGGTACAATTGGATTAGTTGACTATGATGAAGTTGAACTTAGTAATTTGCATAGACAGTTGTTGCATGCTCAGTGCAATGTTGGTATGCGAAAAGTTGATTCTGGAAAACTGTCATTAAATCG TATGAATGAAGATGTTAACATTATTGTCCATGACGTTCAATTGGACGGTCATAACTCATTggacatttttaaacagtatGATGTAATTATAGATGCTAGTGATAATTTAGTTACtcgatatataattaatgatacttGTGTAAAAGCTGGTAAGCCTTTAGTCTCAGGATCAGCTATACATTGTGATGGACAACTAACCGTTTATAACTACAAAGGATCCGTATGCTTTAGATGTTTACATCCAAAACCACAATCCCCTGAAACTGTAGGGAATTGTGCTTCAGCAGGTGTTTTAGGACCag ttcCTGGCGTTATTGGGGTTCTGCAAGCAATGGaaactatcaaaattattattgatcatcCAAATGTATTACACAACAGTTTACTGTTATATGATGGGGGAGATTGTGAGttcaagaaaattaaattaacaaatgtaAAACGAAGTGGATGTATATGCACTAAAAACCCAGaagatataacaataaatatggaTTATGAAGAGTTTTGTGGATCAAAAGCAAatgataaa tttaaagtGCTTAATTTGCTGAAAGAAAATGAACGCATAAcagttttagatttaattgaaTTGGTATCTAAAAAACAACCATTTTTGATGATAGATGTACGTAAAAAAGTAGAATATGACATGTGTCATTTacctttttcaataaatattcagctaaatgatttgaaaaataaagatactCGTTCTAAGTTGATTAAAGATATCAATTCATTTGGTAACATAACACCAAACT taattaCTATTTGTCGTCGAGGCAACGACTCTCAAAGAGCAGTAGATGAGTTAAGAAAATACACTGAGATAACAAACAATGTTAAATGGATAAAAGATGTTGTAGGAGGATTATATGAATGGAGTATGCAAGTAGACAACGATTTtccaatgtattaa